The DNA window TCGATGTCGGCCCGGATCAGCGTAACCGGCCCCCCGGTACCGGTACCGGTACCGTACCGGACCAGCAGCCCCGTACCGCCAATCGGCGTTATATCGGCCGGGTCGAACAGGCTGATAAACGCACGAATTCGCTGCTGCGTCTGCGTTTCCTGCCCCGACAGTTCCGGGAAGCGGTGCAATTCGTAACGAAACGCGACAAACGGGTCTGTCTGGAAGGGTAATTTCATGGCAAAGACGTTGGTTTGTCAAAGATGGGGATTTCGGACGGCTATATCCGGCAGGTTCCAATTAAAGCCAACGGCCCCTGATCGTGGTTTTCTGCGCCCGCTCCGTATTTTAGCCGGTACAACCTGTCAAAATTGTACCCGCTATGAAAAAACTGTTACCACTGTTCCTGCTGGGAAGTCTCGGCGTGTCCGCTTCCGGCGCGTCGGCACAGTCGCTGACCAAACCCGAAGCAACCCTCGTCGGTACCGTTACGAAGCAGCTGCCCGAAACGATGAGTTTTCTGGAAAAGGTCGTCAATATCAACAGCGGCACGCTCAACAAGGAAGGCGTACGGCAGGTCGGCGATCTGATGGGCGACGAACTGAAAAAGCTGGGCTTCGCCGTTGAATGGGTACCGCTGCCCGACTCGCTCAACCGGGCGGGGCACCTTGTGGCAACACGTACCGGCAAGCGGGGCAAAAAACTGTTTCTCATCGGTCACCTCGACACGGTCTTCGAGAAAAGCCTGCCGATGGAGCCCTACACCCGCGTCAACGACACAACGGCGGCCGGGCAGGGGGTAAACGACATGAAAGGGGGCGACGTGCTGATTATCGCGGCCCTGAAAGCGATGCAGACCCAGAAACTGCTGGATGATACGTCGATTACTATCTACATGACGGGCGACGAAGAAAGCTCCGGCGGCCCCGAAAGTCGGCGTGATTTCATCGAGCGGGCCCGGAAAAACGACATCGCGCTGGCCTTCGAAGGGGCGCAGGGGCTGCACAACGTTACGACGGGTCGGCGGGGGTCGAGTAGCTGGACGCTGACCGTAAAAGCCCGGACGGGCCATTCCTCACGCATCTTTAGTGATCTCGGTTATGGGGCTATCTACGAAGCCGCCCGCGTATTGACCGAGTTTCGGCGGCAACTGGGGCAGGAGCAATACCTGACCTTCAATCCCGGTCTGATCGTTGGTGGTTCGTCGGTGAAATACGACGACAAAACCGCCCGCGCCGAAACCGTTGGCAAAACCAATATCGTCGCCGAATCGGCGCTGGTGAAGGGCGATCTGCGGTTTCTGGGTGAAGCGCAGAAGGAAAAAGCCCGCGCCAAAATGCGGGAGATCGTCGAGAAGAGTTTGCCGCTGACTGGTTCAAAAATCACCTTCGCTGACGGCATCCCGTCGATGGACCCCACGCCCGCCAACGAAAACCTACGCATGATCGTCGACAAAGTAAGCCGCGACATGGGTCTGGGGCCGGTTGGAGCCGTTGATCCCGGTAGCCGGGGCGCAGGCGATGTATCGTTCGTGGCCGAATTTATGCCCTGCCTCGACGGCCTGGGCGCGTCGGGGAAAGGCGCCCACAGCATCGAAGAAACCCTGAACCTGAAGGAATACCCGGTCCTGATTCAGCGCACCGCCCTGCTGCTGTACCGGCTGACACGATGAAAAAAGTTGGATAGTTGTAGAGTTGGATAGTTGTAAAGTTGCGGTTCCCCCGCAGCCGCGGACGGTGCCGGGACTGGCGCGTCAGCCCATCCGGCGGCTAGCTGCGAGCGGTAGCAACTTTACAACGCTATAGCTATCCAACTTTACAACTATAAAGCTTAGTAGGTCACCATTTCGTAGAGTACGGATTCGAAAGCACTGGCATCGACGCTGAAACCGCCCCGAAAGGGATTGTCCATCGCGGCCGTCAGAAACAGGAGTGAGCCCAGCAACAGCGCGATCAGCGAGGTGAGCGCCAGCTGGTGCGCACGGTCTTTCGATACGAAAAACCACGAAATGGCCACGTTGATGAGGGCACCCAGTATGATGACCCACCAGAGCAGCTCGGGCAGGTTTGCCTGATCTCCGCGCAGCCGTAGCCGGTGAGCGATCAACAGCTCGTTAAGCTGATTAATCGCCTGCTGATGAACGACATTGAGCCGGGGTGTATTGGGTATGAAGGCAAACAGATGGTTCTTGAACGACCGCAGAATTTTGCTGCTTTCCTGCGGTACCTCGCCCCGATGGTGAGCTGGCCAGTCCTGGTAGATAATCGATTTGACGTACTGCTTCAGCTCCTGCTGGTAGGCCTTCCGGTAATTGGCCGGGTAGGTGGCCATGTCCTGATACAGAGCCGCCGTAATGGTCGCTTCCTCATCGACCTGATTGGACAGGCTCTGGAAATTGCTCCACGCGCCCGCAGCGACCAGGCCAAGTAGAATGCCGTAGATGACCCCCGCCGACCCCAGAAAATAACTCACCAGGTCGTTGTGTTCAGCCGTCTCCGTAACGATTTTTGCGACCCAGGAACGCAGGCCGTATAGCCCGACTATGGAGAAAAGCCAGGTTGTGCCGCAGCAGAAAATGAAAAATAACCAGTTCGGTAAGGAATAAATCCAGTCCATTGAGTCAAGCGCGGTAACCGGTCAGGTGGCACGTCTCGCCAACCGACCGACAAGCATAGGTAAGCAACTGACCGGGATTCTGCCGGCCAGGTTTATTGGCGCTGCAAGATACGGTAGCTTGCTCATCTATCGGGTAGTTGGGGGCGGGTCAAAGCCGGGATTGTGCAGCCGGATGAGGGCGCCTTTAAATCAATCGGCCGCCGACTAATCGAGCGTTGTCCAGGCGTCGGTGTACGACCCGTTGCAATATTCGCGTTTGTGCGCAGCTTGCAGGACGAAACTTCCGGGCCGCAGCCGCGTTTGTTGAAAACCGCAGCCAGTTCAGCTACTTCGCTCAACTGTTGATCCCTATAAACCAGTACCATGTTACAACCGATTGGCGTATTCGATTCGGGCTACGGCGGCCTGACGGTCCTGCGTGAGATTGTCCGGGCACTGCCGCAGTACGATTACCTGTATCTGGGCGATAACGCCCGGACGCCCTACGGCCCGCGTTCGTTCGAAACGGTGTATCACTACACCCTGGAATGCGTGCAGCACCTGTTCGACCAGGGGTGTCGGCTTGTCATTCTGGCCTGTAACACCGCGTCGGCCAAAGCCCTGCGCAACATTCAACAGCTTGATCTGCCCCGGCTTTACCCCGGTGCTGGCCCCCACGACCCGGCACGGCGGGTGCTGGGCGTGATCCGGCCTACGGCGGAAGTGATCGGAACGTATTCGAAAACGGGCGCGGTGGGGGTACTGGCAACCCAGGGAACGGTGGCGTCGGAATCGTACGTGGTCGAGATCGAAAAGTTTTTCCCCGGCGTAACGGTGTTCCAGGAAGCCTGCCCGATGTGGGTACCGCTGGTTGAAAATGGCGAATACGATAGCCCCGGTGCCGATTATTTTGTCCGGCAACATATTGATCGTGTTATTGCAAAGTCGCCCGATATCGACACCCTGTTGCTGGCCTGTACACACTACCCCCTATTGATCGACAAGATACGGCAGGCTGTGCCGACAGCTACGACTGTGCTGAGTCAGGGGCAGATTGTTGCCGACAGTCTGGCCGATTACCTTCGGCGGCATCCGGCGATAGAGCAGCAATGTTCAAAAACCGGGCAACGCCAGTTTCTGACCACCGACTCGCCGGCTGATTTCGACCGAAAAGCCACGATGTTTTATGGCGAACCGGTTCAGTCGATTCATGTTGCGCTGTAACCAGTTGGACACATAATGTCTATGTTTATTAGTACATTTGTCTTTAGGAACGATAGACTATGTAAATTGCAATACCTCTTTGTGCCCACACATCAGAAAAGTTTAACCGCTCGATCAATACATGCAATCCGTTACTATTCTACTAGTCGAAGATGAAGCTATTCTGAGCATGGACCTTACCTACCGGCTCGAACAGATGGGGTACTACGTAGTCGACGCCGTTGATAACGGACCCGACGCGCTGCGTATCTGCGAGCAAAAGACGGTCGATCTGGTCTTGCTCGATATTCATATTCGGGGCGAGTGGGACGGGGTCGAAACGGCCCGGCGCATCCGGGAGATCAGCCAGATGCCGCTTATTTTTCTGACGGCCCTGACCGATGGACCTACCATCGATCGCGCCCGGCAGGTTGGCCCGTCGGCTTACATCACCAAGCCCTTCAACGACCTGAACCTACGTATCGCTATCGACCTGGCCATTTACAACGTCACCCGGTCGGCAACGGTTGTTTCGCCCATCCAACCGGCCACTGATACGTTACCGACCGAGGAGCCGTCGCGCGGGGAGATTATCATGCTGACGAAGGATCATGTGTTTGTCAAGCAGAACTACCGCTTCGTCAAATTTCCGATCTCCGACATCCGCCATCTGCAATCGGAGGGCAACTACACCGACATTGTTACGGCGAGCCACAAGTATACGCTGCGGCTGGTGCTGAACCGGGTACTGGAAAAGCTGCACGCCAACGAAATGGCCCGGACCAACATTGTCCGGATTCATCGCTCGTACGCCGTTAACCTGCGGCAGGTCACCACGTTCAGCGAACAGGAAGTGCAGGTGGGGGGCAGACAATCCCCGTCGGGCGGAGTTACCGCGTCGAGTTTATGAAGGGTGTACTGGCGCAGTAAGCCCGGCTGGTCAGGCGGCTTTCCGGCCAAAAAGTCGTATCTTTGTCGTCTCAATCTGACCAGAAAAATCACCAGATGGTTAATGTATCCAACGTCTCACTCCGCTATGGTAAGCGGGTGCTGTTCGACGATGTCACGATAAAATTTACCCCCGGCAACTGCTACGGCGTCATTGGTGCCAACGGGGCCGGTAAGTCCACGTTTCTCAAAATCCTGTCCGGCGAAATCGAAGCCCAGACCGGCACGGTCAGCATGTCGCCCGGCGAACGGATGTCGGTGCTGAACCAGAACCAGTCGGCCTACGATGAGTTTCCGGTGCTGCAAACCGTCATTATGGGCAACAAACGCCTGTACGACATCATGCAGGAGAAAGACGAGCTGTACGCCAAAACGGACTTCACCGACGCCGACGGCGAGAAAGCCGCTGAGCTGGAGTCTGAATTTGCCGAGATGAACGGCTGGGATGCCGAGTCTGATGCAGCAAGCCTGCTGTCGGGTCTGGGTATCAAGGAAGACATGCACTACGCGCAGATGAGCGACCTGAACGGATCGGAGAAGGTGCGCGCGCTGCTGGCACAGGCCCTGTTCGGCAACCCCGACGTGCTGCTGCTCGACGAGCCGACCAACAACCTCGACGTTGAATCGGTGGGCTGGCTGGAAAACTTCCTTGCTAACTTCGAAAACACGGTAATCGTGGTCAGCCACGACCGCCACTTCCTCGATCAGGTCTGCACGCAGATTGTCGACGTCGATTTCAGCAAAGTAAAACTCTACGCCGGTAACTATTCGTTCTGGTATGAGTCGAGCCAGCTGGCGTTGAAACAGCGGCAGGATCAGAACAAAAAGACCGAAGACAAGCGTAAGGAACTGGAAGAATTCATCCGTCGCTTCTCGGCCAACGCGTCGAAGTCGAAGCAGGCTACCAGCCGCGCCAAGTTGCTGGAAAAGCTGACGATCGACGATATTCAGCCGTCGTCGCGGAAGTACCCATACGTGCATTTCAAGCCCGAACGTGAGCCCGGCGATCAGATCCTGACCGTCGAAAACCTGACGTACACGGCCGAAGACGGCGTTAAGCTGTTTGAAAACCTGTCGTTCACGGTTAATAAAAACGACAAGATCTTCCTCTATAGCCGCGATGGTCTGGCGGTATCGGCGCTGCTGGATATCCTGTCGGGCGAGCGCACCGCCGATTCGGGCACGTTCCGCTGGGGCATCACGATCACGAAGTCATACTTCCCCAACGATACCGAGAAAGACAAGTTTTTCCAGAACGACCTGAGCCTTGTTGACTGGCTGCGGCAGTACTCGGAGGAGAAAGACGAAAGCTTTATCCGGGGTTTCCTGGGCCGGATGTTGTTTTCGGGCGAAGAGTCGCTGAAGAAATCGAGCGTGCTGAGCGGGGGTGAAAAAGTACGGTGTATGCTCTCGAAGATGATGCTGTCGGGAGCCAACGCGCTGCTACTCGACGAGCCGACCAACCACCTCGACCTCGAATCGATCGAATCGCTGAATAACGGCCTGATCGATTTCAAAGGGCCGGTGCTGTTCACATCGCACGACCACCAGTTTGTCCAGACGATCGCCAACCGCATCATCGAGATCACCCCGACGGGCCTGCTCGATAAGCTGATGACCTACGACGAATACCTAACCGACGCCCGCGTTAAACAACAGCGCGAGGAGTTGTATGCTGCCGTCGCATAGATTTACTACCGAAAGCAGAAAGCCCGCTAAGGATATCCTTGGCGGGCTTTCTGCTTTTTGTCTCTCGCAACCACAAGGGTCGTCCAGAATTTCATCACCTGTGGTAAAATCGCTGATTTTGTCATCCCGACGTCAGGAGGGATCTTCGCTAGCAGCGAACAGAACCAGCCATTGGCGAAGATCCCTCCTGACGTCGGGATGACAGAAAAAGCTTTTTCATGTATGCCTAAATAACTGCTTGGGCGAAACCTGTTACGCAAACACGGCCTGCTCGGCGATTGCTTTACCGGCGTTGAGGTCGGCTTGCAGACTATCGATCTTGGCCTGAATAGTCGTAACGGAGATTTTGCCAAGGGGTAGCCGCAGGGGTGGGTTGTCCTGCCGGGAAAGGGCCCAGATAGCGTCGGCGGCTTTATCGGGGTCGCCTTCCTGCTTACCATTGGCTTGCTCCATTCGCTGCCGGAAGGCCCCGGCTGTGCCGTCGTAGTCGGCAATATGCTGCTCCGCCTTTCCGAACGACGACCCGGCAAAGTTGGTGCGGAACGGCCCCGGCTCCACGAGCGTCAGGTGAATGCCCAGCGGGGCAATCTCAGCCGCCAGTGCTTCGCTGAGCCCTTCGACGGCAAATTTGCTGGCATTATAAATGCCGAATCCCGGTACGGCTTTCACGCCCGACTGCGACGAAATCTGGATGATCCGCCCGTGCCGCTGCTGCCGGAACAAGGGTAAAAACGCCTGTGTTACGGCCAGCATACCGAAGAAGTTGGCTTCAAACACCGCCCGTACGTCTGCTTCGGTGGCTTCTTCGACGGCCCCGGCAAACCCGTAACCCGCGTTGTTGACCAGTACGTCGAGTCGGCCGAAACGGTCCTGAACTGTCTGTACCGCTCGTTGAATCTGCTCGGGCTTGGTGACGTCGAGGAGCAGGGCCAGCCCCCGGCCGTCGTGCTGGGCGTTGAAGGCGTCGACCTGTTCGTGATTGCGGAAGGTGCCGACAACGAAGTCGCCGTGCTGCATGATGGTTTCGGCTAGTGACTTGCCTAAGCCGCCGGAGATGCCGGTGACAAACCAGATGCTGGTTTCAGGTTGGTTCATGGGTTGCTCAATTTTCGCTGATTAACGTAAAAGAAACGACTCGTGTTTCGTTCGTCCTGCCGTCGCGGTCCGGTATCGACGCATCGGCTGACCGGTAGTAAACCATTTTTTTAGCCACAAGGGCTATGTAACTGGTTATATCTATGACGAAACGAAAAACCGTACATGCAAACCGTAGATGTAATCGTAATCGGGACCGGGTCGGCGGGGGTGTCTGCTGCCGAAGCTGCCCGTGAAGCTGGTAAATCCGTAGCCATTATTGATAAACAGCCGTTTGGCGGCACCTGCTCGCAGCGCGGGTGCGACCCCAAAAAAGTATTGGTTGGTGTGGCCGAGATCAGCGCGCGCAGCAGTTGGATGACCGGTAAAGGCATCGATAAGCAACCCAAAATCAGCTGGGCCGATCTGATGGCTTTCAAGCGAACCTTCACGGAACCCATACCCGACCGCACGGTGGAGAAGTTCAAGGACGAAGGCCTGAAACAGTTTCACGGCGTCGCGACGTTTATCTTGGCCGACACCATTCGCGTGAACGACAAGGAAATCAAGGGTAAACAGATCGTGATTGCATCGGGCAACAAACCGATGACGCTCGGTATTCCCGGCGAAGAACTGCTGATCGACAGCACCGGCTTCCTTGATCTGGATGAACTACCGGACGAAATCGTGCTGGTTGGCGGGGGATACATCGCGTTTGAATTTGCCAATGTAGCCATGCGGGCTGGAGCGAAGGTGACAATCATCAACGACACGCCCCGACCGCTCGGTGGCTTTGATCCTGATCTGGTCGATTTACTGGTGAAGACGATGGAAGACGCCGGTATCACGATCCTGGTCAACGCAGCCGTGTCGGGCATCTCCGGCAAGCCGGGTAAGCTGACGGTTGAGTACAAACAGGACGGTAAAACGCAGTCGGTTAAAGCGGGACTGGCTGTACATGCGGCCGGTCGTGCGCCCGATATCGACGAACTCGCGCTCGATGTGGCGGGTGTAACGGTCGGCAAGAAAGGCGTGGTCGTGAACGACTACATGCAGAGCGTATCGAATCCCGCCGTGTATGCCTGTGGCGACGTGGCCGAGAAGGGGTTGCCACTGACACCGATGGCGTCGTACGAAGGCAAGATCGTCGGGACGAATCTGGTGGAAGGCAACACGACGAAGTACGAGCAGCAGCCTGTTCCGACAACGGTTTATGCTATTCCGCCGATGGCGTCGGTCGGGTTGACGGAAGCGAAGGCGAAGGAGCAGGGTAAAAAAGTAAAGGTAATTTTCAAAGACGCCGTGTCCTGGTACACCTCAAAACGCATCAACGAACCCGCTGCGGGATCGAAGATTTTGATCGATAGCAAAACGGACGAAATCGTTGGCGCGCACCTGCTGGGCGAAGGCAGCGACGAGGTTATCAATATTTTCGCCGTAGCGATGGCCCACAAGATCACCGCGTCGGACCTGACCAAAACGATTTACGCGTACCCAACCCGCTCATCGGATATCAGCTACATGCTAAAAGAGTAACGGATTAGTTTGTCCCCGACAGCTTCCAGCTGTCGGAGCCGTAGGCTAAGTGCGATTGCCTAATCAGCCGATAACGCGGCTCCGACAGCTGGAAGCTGCCGGGGACAGCCTAACAACTCAATAGCTTATTCGCCTGCCAGTGTCGTGCTGAACTCAGCGGGGTGTTCGAGAACCTGATGAATCGGGCATTTGTCGGCGATTTCCAGCAACCGCATCCGCTGCTCATCGGTCAGGTCGCCCGTAAGAACGAGTTGCACCTCAAAGCGCGACCGCTTGTGCTCCCGGTCGTGGCTGTAGTCGACGTGAACGACGGCCGTGTCGAGGGGCCACGCTTTGCGATCCGCGTACATGCGCAGGGTAATGGCGGTGCAGGCGGCAAGTGACCCGGCCAGCAACTCGCCCGGTTTCATGCCCCGATCCTGTCCGCCAACATCAGTCGGCTCGTCGGAAACGATGACCTGAGTGCCGGTTGTAAGGTGGGTTTCGTAGGGCGTACGCTCAATGCGCGCGGTGATGATTGGCATGATGACGGTGGGTATGCGGTGAATTACTGATCGGTCCAGTCGGCCGGATTTTCGCGCCAGGAGGCCAGCGAATCCAGCGCGTCGGCCGAGATGTAGTTCATGGCTTCTGCTTCGGTCAGCAGGGCGTTGTAGTCGCTCAGGCAAACAAGCGTAACGCCTTTGTCGGCGAAGTTTTTGTCGGCAACCGGAAAGCCGTACGTGAAGATCGCGGCCATGCCCAGCACTTCCGCACCAGCGGCACGCAGCGCATCGACAACTTTAAGCGAGCTGCCGCCCGTCGAGATCAGATCTTCGATCACCACAACCGACTGACCCGCTTCCAGTTGCCCTTCAATCTGCTTACCCATGCCGTGATTTTTAGGCTCGGGCCGGACATAGCAGTAAGGCAAACCCAGCACGTCGGCGACGAGTGCCCCCTGTGGAATACCCGCCGTAGCGACACCGGCAATGGCCTGCACGCCCGGAAACTGCTGCCGGATGGCGTCGGCCAGCGCATTTTTGATGTAGGTGCGAACAGCGGGGAAAGCCAGCGTCACGCGGTTGTCGCAGTAGATGGGCGACTTCCAGCCCGAACTCCAGGTAAACGGATTCTCAGGTTGCAGCCGGACGGCTTTTACTTCCAGCAGGTGCCGGGCAATGGTTTGTTTTTGGTTCATGGTTTTTACAATGTTGTTCAAGGTTTAAAGTCTAAAGTTTAAGGTTGGCAGTCAGTGTGATTCCCAACCTTAACCCTTAGACTTTAAACCTTGAACCTTAAATCTTATTCCCGATTCCGATGGACGTTGACCGTGTCGATGCGGGAGCCGTTCATGGAAACGATGGTGAACGTAAACGGGGCCAGTTCGATCACCTCTCCGACGCGGGGCAGGTCTTCGTTGGTGGCCAGAATCAGGCCGCCGAGGGTGTCGTAACTGCCTTCGGGTATCGCCCAGCCGTACTTCTCGTTCAGATCGTCGATCTCATGACGGGCGCTCAGCAGCCAGGTGTTGGCGTCGATCTGCCGCTCTTCCCAGTCTTCGTTGGCGTCGAACTCGTCCTGAATCTCACCGAAAATCTGCTCGACCATATCTTCGATGCTGACGATACCGGCCGTGCCACCAAACTCATCGACTACCAGCGCCAGATTCCGGCGTTCCGACAGAAACCGCAGCAGCAGATCCTGCGCGGGCATACTTTGCGGTACGGTGATGATGGGCGTTACAATGGATTCGATCGTGTCGGGTTTGCGGAACAATGACAGTGCGTGGCAGTAGCCAATTACGTCGTCGATGGTGTTGCGGTACACGATAATTTTGGAGTGGCCGCTATCCTGAAAAGCCTGCTGTAGCTCCGCGATCGTATCGTCGACTTCGACGGCGGTAATGTCCGTGCGCGGCACCAGACAGTCGCGCACCCGGACGTCGCGAAATTCGATGGCGTTGTTGAAAATACGGGTGTCGATCTCAACATCCTCTTCCGTGTTGGCCGTCTGATTGAGCTGTTGCAGGTAATGGTTAAGATCGGTCAGGCCGAAAACGGGCCGGATTTCGGGGTTGCGCTTGCGAAAGCCGTAGCGGATAATCAGTCGGGCGATGCCGACCAGCACCCGAACGAGCGGGGCGATGGTGCGGTAGATGATCCAGAGCGGTACGGCCAGCCGTTCCAGAAACCGGTCGGGGTGAATCAGCGCCAGACTTTTGGGAAGGTAATCGGCAACGGGCAGGAAAATGATCGTCAGAATCAGCGTTTCCAGCCCGATCAGTACCGACTCGTGCCGGGTCCAGTCGGGGGGGAGCAGGTCGATCAGCAGCGGGTTCAGGACCGTAACGCCCAGTACCGCGTAGATAACCAGAAAGAGCGTGTTGCCCGTCAGCGTAGTGCCGATAAAGAGGATCGGGTTGCGCAAAAACTCCGACACCAGCTTTTCGCCCAGAGGCCCCTGCTTGCCGTGCAGCTCGAAATAAAACCGGTTGACCGACACATAGGCCATCTCGACGGCGGAGAAAAAACCGGCCAGAATCAGGGCCAGCAGGGCACCCAGCAGTAGCGCGTATGAGTCTATGGGCATAAATACAGGATTCGGGTAGCAGGGTGTGGAGCAACCACGACCGCTCCGCAAAATTACGACGTACCGCCGGATCGCCAGTATACAAGCCGTGATTTACCACCACTCACCAAATTCAATCGCCATTTAACCTAATTTGTTTGCGGGTCACGGCAATGTCAGTAGGTTTACGAAACACAGCGGCTCATGCCGTCCCTATATACCATGAACATTCTGGAAACGCATCACATCGTCAAGCAGTACGCCGAACACCGTGCGCTTGACGATGTTAGTCTGGCCGTGCCGAAGGGTAGTATCTTCGGTCTGCTGGGCCCCAACGGAGCGGGGAAAACCTCGCTCATCCGCATCATTAACCAGATTACGGCCCCCGACGAAGGTGAGGTACTGCTGGGTGGGGAGCGACTCAATCCCGGCCACATCCGTAACATTGGCTACCTGCCCGAAGAGCGGGGGTTGTACAAGAAAATGAAGGTCGGCGAGCAGCTGTTGTACCTGGCGCAGCTCAAAGGGCTGAACGAACGGCAGGCGCTGGATAAGCTCAAAACGTGGTTTATCAAGTTCGATATCAAAACCTGGTGGGATAAGCAGGTTGAAGACCTCTCAAAGGGGATGCAGCAGAAGGTGCAGTTCGTAGCAACGGTCATGCACGATCCCGACCTGATTATTCTGGATGAACCCTTTTCCGGCTTCGATCCAATCAACGCCAACCTCATCAAAGACGAGATTCTGGAACTGCGCGACCGGGGCAAAACGATCATTTTCTCGACCCACCGCATGGAATCCGTCGAAGAACTGTGCGATCACATCGCGCTCATCAACCGGTCGCACAAGGTGCTCGACGGCTCCAAGCGGGCCATCAAAGAGCAGTTCCGGACGCACACGTACCACGTCGAATACAAGGGCGCACTAGGCGACCTGCCCGCTGCCTTCGCCCTCAAACAGACGGGCACCACCGACGACGGTTTCGAGCGTGCCGACATTCAGATTCCCCCCGACGCATCGGTCAACGACCTGATCCGCTTCCTCCTCGATCGCGTAGCCGTGCGCTCATTCGGCGAAAACATTCCCAGCATGAACGACATCTTCATCCGGACGGTGGGTGCAA is part of the Spirosoma rhododendri genome and encodes:
- a CDS encoding hemolysin family protein; the encoded protein is MDSYALLLGALLALILAGFFSAVEMAYVSVNRFYFELHGKQGPLGEKLVSEFLRNPILFIGTTLTGNTLFLVIYAVLGVTVLNPLLIDLLPPDWTRHESVLIGLETLILTIIFLPVADYLPKSLALIHPDRFLERLAVPLWIIYRTIAPLVRVLVGIARLIIRYGFRKRNPEIRPVFGLTDLNHYLQQLNQTANTEEDVEIDTRIFNNAIEFRDVRVRDCLVPRTDITAVEVDDTIAELQQAFQDSGHSKIIVYRNTIDDVIGYCHALSLFRKPDTIESIVTPIITVPQSMPAQDLLLRFLSERRNLALVVDEFGGTAGIVSIEDMVEQIFGEIQDEFDANEDWEERQIDANTWLLSARHEIDDLNEKYGWAIPEGSYDTLGGLILATNEDLPRVGEVIELAPFTFTIVSMNGSRIDTVNVHRNRE
- a CDS encoding ABC transporter ATP-binding protein, whose translation is MNILETHHIVKQYAEHRALDDVSLAVPKGSIFGLLGPNGAGKTSLIRIINQITAPDEGEVLLGGERLNPGHIRNIGYLPEERGLYKKMKVGEQLLYLAQLKGLNERQALDKLKTWFIKFDIKTWWDKQVEDLSKGMQQKVQFVATVMHDPDLIILDEPFSGFDPINANLIKDEILELRDRGKTIIFSTHRMESVEELCDHIALINRSHKVLDGSKRAIKEQFRTHTYHVEYKGALGDLPAAFALKQTGTTDDGFERADIQIPPDASVNDLIRFLLDRVAVRSFGENIPSMNDIFIRTVGAND